The following proteins are co-located in the Leishmania panamensis strain MHOM/PA/94/PSC-1 chromosome 26 sequence genome:
- a CDS encoding hypothetical protein (TriTrypDB/GeneDB-style sysID: LpmP.26.2610), which translates to MFRRVVAHTVAPAALCRYLTVSADTRESLTKPLSSLKEECKGQNLDLADMAEAMKGATYKLQEVIKKSAVEDKQFKGKALTLSASLKAYNTRLANLQNETRSIQAEIDAIMKLLWGTDRPEGANFATPPTEKAPNSTEDLEVEPPPITRALGEEKPSASPSAAPLVPNVERVEGERVETSTTLGTSSSADAGKTEEIEVETIEIEVEPAVREDPVETMKVTDITKELYERGINFSDCMDARTLRKRYRDVLSGKIPTTANQSSSSASKGFTEPLTANTNQPRMPQRAPPQPNQYHYQHQQQSSTNSAGSGITNDPYPNAHRKMVDPMKFVYQIKQELALEKGIDARAVDLWSGKIKLDDNKRLYDYPSIQSYPIEVRQKGDVPA; encoded by the coding sequence atGTTTCGTCGCGTTGTCGCCCACACTGTGGCACCGGCAGCCCTGTGCCGGTATCTCACTGTCAGCGCTGACACCCGCGAAAGCCTCACCAAACCGCTCAGCTCTTTGAAGGAAGAGTGCAAGGGGCAGAACCTTGACTTGGCTGACATGGCAGAGGCGATGAAGGGCGCGACATACAAACTTCAGGAAGTAATCAAGAAGAGCGCCGTCGAGGATAAGCAGTTCAAAGGGAAAGCGCTCACGCTGTCCGCCTCACTGAAGGCGTACAACACGCGGCTCGCCAACCTCCAGAACGAGACGCGCTCTATTCAAGCTGAAATCGACGCCATCATGAAGTTGCTATGGGGCACGGACAGGCCGGAAGGCGCCAACTTCGCAACGCCTCCTACGGAAAAAGCACCCAACTCCACAGAAGACTTGGAGGTGGAGCCGCCACCGATCACGCGCGCACTTGGAGAGGAGAAACCGTCTGCATCGCCgagtgcagcgcctctgGTGCCCAATGTGGAGCGCGTTGAAGGAGAGCGCGTAGAGACGTCTACTACGCTTGGCACTTCCTCGTCAGCAGATGCCGGCAAAACGGAGGAAATCGAGGTGGAGACCATCGAGATCGAAGTCGAGCCGGCAGTGCGGGAGGATCCAGTCGAGACAATGAAGGTGACAGACATCACGAAGGAGCTCTATGAGCGTGGCATCAACTTCTCCGACTGCATGGACGCACGGACACTGCGAAAGCGCTATCGCGATGTGCTGAGTGGCAAGATCCCCACTACTGCCAACCAATCATCTTCTTCAGCGTCGAAGGGCTTTACGGAGCCGCTGACAGCGAACACCAACCAGCCGCGCATGCCTCAGCGGGCGCCTCCTCAGCCAAACCAGTACCACTACCAGCATCAACAGCAGTCGAGCACCAACAGCGCGGGCAGCGGAATCACCAACGACCCCTACCCCAACGCGCATCGCAAGATGGTGGATCCAATGAAGTTTGTGTATCAGATCAAGCAGGAGCTTGCACTGGAGAAGGGCATCGACGCACGTGCAGTCGACTTGTGGAGTGGCAAGATCAAGCTGGATGACAACAAGCGTCTCTACGACTACCCATCGATCCAGAGCTACCCGATCGAGGTGCGACAGAAGGGAGATGTGCCAGCGTAG
- a CDS encoding hypothetical protein (TriTrypDB/GeneDB-style sysID: LpmP.26.2600): protein MEEFHYEEVQLSEMTLEDGVLRFPCPCGDLFELLLEDFFAGNDVAQCPTCSLTIKVLFTNEEKSSFLAQNKVDAVCAVAA, encoded by the coding sequence ATGGAGGAGTTCCACTACGAAGAAGTTCAGCTGTCGGAGATGACACTGGAGGACGGCGTGCTGCGCTTCCCCTGCCCCTGCGGAGACTTGTTCGAACTTCTTCTGGAGGACTTCTTCGCTGGCAACGATGTGGCGCAGTGCCCCACCTGCTCTCTCACAATCAAGGTACTCTTCACcaacgaagagaagagcTCCTTCCTGGCACAGAACAAGGTCGATGCAGTTTGCGCCGTAGCGGCGTAG
- a CDS encoding hypothetical protein (TriTrypDB/GeneDB-style sysID: LpmP.26.2620) — translation MAEETCTTDSGEKVLQRLAERYYEAYRRGRGGDSAPTVEVSLMHMMAVMGELSALAFTSSSNMSPFEKDEVSVLIGKLSISVAMIAEAFHLNVGHSILQYLEEELCTTRLSQCSADKNDCETTATLPGGSAVMAPPPGSPVSAPDVRSTQPPPTATKREDSVVLRQRPNDAFFRHIDELAMLPRESFEKAGLRWVVTLPNGAIEELIPNGRWMKVRYEEFPHYLAHIARYREPCRSQRQLLPPSSHSTGVVRRQAYKDLTAAYPTNQAAADSAGTFGIPAILAQAPGYDPDRESTLYSPGHFTGDLFSPMSRAADVQTTSVVPPAAVVAEVGGSAAGFERSTRPSVQHIGRPYDVSSFHDKVNLLRRGAVPSPAIAQLGLTFSVPDGQRVVELVNDGMQVDVTAANVGEFLRLLDNYPRAQAPSGRVHRTNSVRKIDVGRIIPDVPPAFSPSHFSHGLFAPYQESTSSVYVDYDKSEGMLPRYLKEHHVNPTDTRGLYVSAARSSDYATLERIVQEVKVNPSALIKYGVTFSVPSSLEPYSTSEERRSGLHALFPSSALQPVQPEDRFHFLSLARQYYPNVL, via the coding sequence ATGGCGGAAGAGACCTGTACAACCGACTCGGGGGAGAAGGTGCTTCAGCGACTTGCGGAGCGGTACTACGAAGCGTACAGGCGAGGCCGCGGCGGTGATAGCGCGCCAACGGTGGAGGTGTCGCTGATGCACATGATGGCGGTCATGGGAGAGCTATCTGCTCTGGCCTTCACGTCTTCGTCAAACATGTCGCCTTTTGAAAAGGATGAGGTATCGGTGCTGATCGGAAAGCTGAGCATCTCTGTGGCGATGATTGCTGAGGCTTTTCACCTGAATGTGGGGCATTCCATCCTGCAGTATCTTGAAGAGGAGCTCTGCACTACTCGGCTGTCGCAGTGTAGTGCGGACAAGAACGACTGCGAAACGACGGCAACGCTGCCGGGCGGTAGCGCCGTTATGGCCCCGCCGCCGGGCTCACCGGTGTCGGCCCCTGACGTTCGCTccacgcagccgccgccaacAGCAACGAAGCGCGAGGACTCGGTTGTGCTCAGGCAGAGACCGAATGATGCCTTCTTCAGACACATCGACGAACTCGCAATGCTGCCGCGAGAGTCTTTCGAGAAGGCCGGCCTAAGGTGGGTGGTGACGCTGCCCAACGGTGCGATTGAAGAGCTGATCCCGAACGGGCGTTGGATGAAAGTACGGTACGAAGAATTTCCGCACTACCTAGCGCATATTGCTCGGTACCGCGAACCCTGTAGGAGTCAGCGGCAGTTGttgcctccctcttctcactCCACTGGTGTGGTTAGGAGGCAGGCGTACAAGGATCTCACTGCCGCGTACCCGACTAACCAGGCCGCTGCCGACTCTGCTGGGACGTTCGGCATTCCTGCTATTCTTGCTCAGGCTCCAGGCTATGACCCTGATCGCGAGTCAACTCTTTACTCGCCAGGCCACTTCACGGGTGACCTCTTCAGCCCCATGTCACGCGCGGCGGACGTACAAACGACGAGTGTCGTACCCccagctgcggtggtggcggaggtgggcggcagtgcagctggCTTTGAACGGAGCACCCGCCCCTCTGTGCAGCACATCGGTCGTCCGTACGATGTGAGCTCGTTTCACGACAAGGTCAATCTGCTCCGTCGTGGGGCGGTGCCAAGCCCGGCGATTGCGCAGCTTGGCCTCACCTTCAGCGTGCCGGACGGCCAACGTGTTGTCGAGCTGGTCAACGATGGCATGCAGGTGGATGTGACCGCTGCCAATGTAGGCGAGTTTCTGCGTCTGTTGGACAACTATCCAAGAGCTCAGGCTCCGTCTGGCCGGGTTCACCGCACAAACAGTGTGCGGAAGATCGACGTAGGCCGGATCATTCCGGATGTCCCTCCCGCGTTCAGTCCATCACACTTCTCACACGGCCTCTTCGCTCCGTACCAGGAGTCGACCTCATCAGTGTACGTAGACTACGACAAGTCGGAGGGGATGCTGCCGCGCTACCTCAAGGAGCATCACGTGAACCCTACCGATACTCGTGGTCTGTACGTGAGTGCCGCACGCTCTTCTGACTATGCCACCTTAGAGCGCATCgtgcaggaggtgaaggTGAATCCCTCTGCCTTGATCAAGTACGGTGTTACCTTCAGTGTGCCGAGCTCTCTAGAGCCGTACTCCACCTCAGAGGAGCGCCGCAGTGGTCTTCACGCCCTATTCCCTTCCTCCGCTTTGCAGCCGGTGCAGCCGGAAGATCGCTTTcactttctttctcttgctcgtCAGTACTATCCCAACGTTCTGTGA
- a CDS encoding hypothetical protein (TriTrypDB/GeneDB-style sysID: LpmP.26.2590), giving the protein MASTLEAEIAFLFSVAAHLGHSSEHIDDNEGGAGAAPPASFLTTSECEVLAELLLLEKKEYDYVCATRVDPATAGEVEALLVESPLTAMYRGEANSPYTRFVLSFYSSTLYAQVPTKVNTVAIRLFQRFLCGCHSEALQRLHHGCGGSSMEAVLRECLNLAGNLSSTLQIAAPSRMTGLVIGELHYDVQEVSPLDYLDVLLPHIPYLSQMCQQASLLLLAHEEMVRQPSSLVALFTIVFTIRNMGTDDDAVALLLASWPECRQAAFYRMNAFLNCFT; this is encoded by the coding sequence ATGGCGTCGACACTCGAGGCTGAGATCGCCTTCCTCTTCAGCGTTGCTGCGCACCTGGGACATTCGTCGGAGCACATTGACGACAATGAGggtggcgccggcgctgctcctcctgcatcCTTTCTCACAACGAGTGAGTGTGAGGTGTTGGCCGAGTTGTTGCTCCTCGAGAAAAAGGAGTACGACTACGTCTGCGCGACGCGTGTCGACCCCGCCACGGCCGGAGAGGTGGAGGCCCTACTAGTGGAGAGTCCTTTGACAGCAATGTACAGAGGGGAGGCGAACAGCCCTTACACGCGCTTCGTTCTTAGCTTCTATAGCAGCACCCTGTACGCGCAGGTGCCAACGAAGGTGAACACAGTCGCCATACGTCTGTTTCAGCGCTTtctctgcggctgccacaGCGAGGCCCTTCAACGCCTTCATCACGGCTGCGGCGGGAGCTCCATGGAGGCGGTCCTGCGCGAGTGTCTCAATCTGGCCGGTAATCTCTCGTCCACTCTGCAAATTGCGGCTCCGTCGCGGATGACGGGACTGGTGATAGGAGAGCTCCACTACGATGTGCAGGAGGTGTCACCACTTGACTATCTCGACGTGCTTTTGCCGCACATTCCATATTTGTCTCAAATGTGCCAGCAGGCCTCCCTCTTACTGCTGGCGCACGAGGAGATGGTGCGTCAGCCGTCTTCCCTTGTCGCACTGTTCACCATTGTCTTCACCATCCGGAATATGGGGACAGACGATGACGCGGTCGCGCTTTTGCTGGCCAGCTGGCCAGAGTGCAGGCAAGCCGCTTTTTACCGCATGAACGCTTTCTTGAACTGCTTCACGTAG
- a CDS encoding hypothetical protein (TriTrypDB/GeneDB-style sysID: LpmP.26.2550) has protein sequence MFSIAAKQVHRQQLLQPRLALPAGRTVSFEEGRRLAMLVHDEENRLQSEVTHLLEVKEASPVVLAESVSKRILLLRQKQNGTANVKAAVAYANRLHRKSAVQPEDAAKMREAASRVLRPSSSLGSTGLKQRRQRTEQTKKQRRSKRGGKRQ, from the coding sequence ATGTTTTCCATTGCTGCTAAACAGGTGCATCGccagcagcttctgcagccACGCCTGGCACTCCCGGCCGGTCGCACCGTCTCTTTTGAAGAGGGACGCCGGCTCGCCATGCTCGTGCACGACGAAGAGAATCGGCTGCAGTCGGAGGTGACGCACCTGctggaggtgaaggaggcgagCCCTGTCGTTCTGGCGGAGAGCGTCTCGAAACGCATTTTGTTGCTCCGCCAGAAGCAGAATGGCACAGCAAACGTAAAGGCGGCAGTTGCGTACGCGAACCGACTGCACCGTAAGTCTGCCGTCCAACCAGAAGATGCGGCAAAGATGCGCGAGGCAGCCTCACGCGTGCTGCGCCCCTCTTCCAGCCTTGGCAGTACCGGCCTtaagcagcggcgccaacgGACAGAGCAGAcaaagaagcagcggcgttctaagcgaggagggaagagacaGTAG
- a CDS encoding hypothetical protein (TriTrypDB/GeneDB-style sysID: LpmP.26.2560): protein MAPYSQCLTTALLLSTLNLTSVPIPGFNESLLGAHAFNLTCFDVYLRGLGTNWTGTTSYLGTTEGGTFSCRTNLTALSYAGTVLADVAVYPSKVELTRTVEDPMSEFTCITNNSSVTACNVNISLLSLRADPPSSLIDLLLREAQTYMKSHLTDYVCKVMVPRLQSSILNQTYPYTPEPKPENRTAIAVTDSPFMRALVNILNRVDVAGLQFFVRSQQSRINVAIYHPGGTSIGYAGNFVPSPLGESALDWGQGLVDAYILGDVPHPFPLYGLPGTIGDALVQLNTSNTLFASLDVDFSIAASAGNWVTIYVTPGVSIANLRIQAPGDGLGSLLTHELSPVLENVINAKLASVLAAFAGNVSSGVSNSNTTNNTVTFFFGEDTHVRDSPLMVPLICVGAVGALVGGLLVYRNVQQHRNKPVLSSATGTPLSTFRIVAEDVFLVGGALLCVLLFTASNTMTGATVVLGGEMRTYAFSLSNTITDLWQAGLIPLSICVLVFSGIYPYVKMLSIVGFTVWAHRPTSRILRLIDCLGKLSLIDTFALMVMVSGLDIPNIADVRIHLSFYLFMYATLLSIAIGNYAALLWRAGTTLRNGGISVANTSSNSTFAEDVEPMAVPPVVRSRQDMTPIDHTMSPADDAMQLRSGENCVSRRRQAARYFLCIPSLFMFACSIPAWVLPSFRYQIGGFARLLTPISKSLSLWSLSSLGNRSDAYDILLVAFFTILIAPCLYVALYPKCRFLASWCGADVLVLACVIGLIQLQQFVRFVLGEQMGIFYTAHASLLWPMFLLSAASVLVWVYIVRDILHVSSTHKSLQTIPSPA, encoded by the coding sequence ATGGCGCCCTACAGCCAATGCTTGACGACCGCGCTCCTTCTGAGCACGCTGAACCTCACGTCTGTGCCTATCCCAGGCTTCAACGAGAGCCTCTTGGGGGCTCATGCTTTTAATCTCACGTGCTTCGATGTGTACCTCAGGGGTCTCGGCACCAACTGGACGGGCACCACATCGTACCTTGGCACCACTGAGGGCGGCACCTTCAGCTGCCGCACAAATTTGACGGCGCTCTCCTACGCGGGTACCGTGCTGGCCGACGTGGCGGTGTACCCAAGTAAGGTGGagctcacacgcacagtggAAGACCCCATGTCGGAGTTTACCTGCATCACGAATAACTCCTCAGTAACGGCGTGCAACGTGAACATATCGCTATTGAGTCTCCGCGCCGATCCTCCCAGCAGCCTGATCGACCTTCTCTTGCGAGAAGCGCAAACGTACATGAAGAGCCATTTGACGGATTACGTGTGCAAGGTAATGGTGCCTCGACTGCAGTCCAGCATCCTCAATCAAACCTACCCCTATACCCCCGAACCAAAACCAGAAAATCGCACGGCTATTGCCGTCACCGACTCACCATTCATGCGTGCTTTGGTGAACATCTTAAATCGAGTGGATGTCGCCGGCTTGCAGTTCTTTGTGAGGTCTCAACAGAGTCGCATCAATGTTGCGATTTATCACCCTGGCGGCACGAGCATTGGATACGCGGGCAATTTTGTGCCTTCTCCACTTGGTGAGTCTGCACTCGACTGGGGCCAAGGGCTGGTAGACGCATATATTCTGGGCGATGTGCCTCACCCATTCCCCCTATACGGACTGCCGGGAACAATTGGAGACGCCTTGGTGCAGCTGAACACTTCCAACACTCTCTTCGCATCGCTTGATGTGGACTTCAGCATCGCGGCGTCTGCCGGCAACTGGGTTACCATCTACGTCACTCCTGGCGTGTCTATTGCAAACCTGCGGATCCAGGCGCCTGGCGACGGGCTCGGCTCACTTTTGACGCACGAACTCTCCCCCGTGTTGGAGAACGTCATCAACGCAAAGCTCGCCAgcgtcctcgctgccttcGCCGGCAATGTGAGCTCTGGTgtgagcaacagcaacaccactAACAACACAGTGACCTTTTTCTTTGGTGAAGATACTCACGTGCGAGACTCACCGCTCATGGTCCCTTTGATTTGTGTCGGTGCTGTTGGAGCGCTTGTTGGTGGGTTGCTTGTGTATCGcaacgtgcagcagcaccgaaaTAAGCCTGTGCTGAGCAGTGCCACTGGTACCCCGCTGTCAACGTTTCGAATCGTGGCCGAGGACGTCTTCCTTGTTGGTggcgctctcctctgcgtgcTGCTTTTCACCGCAAGCAACACGATGACGGGTGCCACGGTGGTTCTCGGCGGCGAAATGCGCACGTacgccttctctctgtcgAACACCATCACTGACCTGTGGCAAGCAGGTCTCATACCGCTCTCCATCTGCGTGCTCGTCTTCAGTGGCATTTACCCCTATGTGAAGATGCTGAGCATCGTTGGCTTCACCGTGTGGGCTCACCGTCCCACCAGTCGCATCCTCAGGCTGATCGACTGTCTCGGTAAGCTCTCCCTCATCGACACCTTCGCGCTCATGGTGATGGTGTCGGGTCTGGACATTCCTAACATCGCGGATGTGCGGATTCACCTGTCTTTCTACTTATTTATGTATGCCACGCTCCTCTCCATTGCGATCGGAAACtacgctgcgctgctgtggcgagcTGGAACGACGCTGCGGAATGGGGGTATTTCAGTGGCGAATACGAGCAGCAACTCCACCTTCGCCGAGGATGTGGAACCCATGGCAGTCCCTCCGGTAGTCCGATCGAGGCAAGACATGACACCGATTGACCACACCATGTCCCCAGCCGATGACGCTATGCAACTTCGATCTGGTGAGAATTGCGTCTCTCGGAGAAGGCAAGCTGCCCGGTATTTCCTTTGCATTCCATCGTTGTTTATGTTTGCTTGCAGCATCCCTGCCTGGGTGTTGCCGTCTTTCCGTTACCAAATCGGAGGCTTCGCTCGGCTGTTGACGCCTATCAGCAAATCGCTTTCCCTCTGGAGCCTGAGCTCACTGGGCAACCGAAGTGATGCATACGACATTTTATTGGTCGCTTTCTTCACCATCCTCATTGCGCCGTGCCTTTACGTGGCCCTCTACCCTAAGTGTCGCTTCCTTGCCTCATGGTGCGGGGCAGACGTTCTCGTACTCGCCTGCGTCATTGGACTCatacagctgcagcagttcGTTCGGTTTGTCCTCGGCGAACAGATGGGCATCTTCTACACAGCCCATGCCTCTTTGCTGTGGCCCATGTTCCTTTTGTCTGCTGCTTCTGTGCTTGTTTGGGTTTACATCGTCCGTGATATCCTCCACGTTTCCTCGACACACAAGAGCTTGCAAACGATACCATCTCCCGCGTAG
- a CDS encoding hypothetical protein (TriTrypDB/GeneDB-style sysID: LpmP.26.2570), translating to MEAALGIRVPRPTSTAPFAARSLVRQFVDSWRDAAGKWKRLRGEGKTSEDTETQNVKHVKREGGNETDIWQRLPDSSLAHPDDTPAWAVELGIALERCRGLLESPIYTAAAQHQVQSSSLRATLAVSSATEALPALPRMQPVSSAAVPPTPVAARDSSATLLCEAELICAREGTKTLLPMYTELHALRRMRAEREQVAAQTVVEQLEWEQRRLMDMLAECDAQLQMLDSNFVDSCQARLAPLETLQERIDALHKFHRQLEAHAAAMWPLASKDGATAPKYALVATELATRVPRPVGLVGVALSQCMAEERLAWERKWEALQTALSEQRKRNAELQACYIQANAQLHTTLERDNYVTKEVLNAVKAQHRADTEALVEQLGWTLINNTSDVLSLRHPGTSATLHVNPAYSTINGQACEDIAKTLAAYILQHGGATAKMVEPAAVSPASVSADETRGIVSEDHAGGNLGLPSPFPDQTSHCEGGAESIDEVMLQEAGQGAEETVLTVTDNEVTQAAPFSRSASAHDESPSALSSQRSPPPPETEVTPVAEPPMRATSVSIDREVAEVMPQLPISPEAAAESVGEGNYRSSAQEPCGGASAASDDTSRGGNGEDDLEAYMEEGNSVGRDEKDGERDAKDAEEDLADYSSVQAQGGSNNISTLSVSGNLPSSGSKGDDARAAPVQPAPYESFFSPSQLWENEDE from the coding sequence ATGGAGGCAGCACTCGGCATTCGTGTGCCTCGGCCTACGAGTACAGCTCCGTTTGCAGCGCGGAGTCTGGTGAGACAGTTTGTCGACTCCTGGCGTGACGCTGCCGGCAAGTGGAAGCGCCTTCGGGGAGAAGGTAAGACGAGTGAGGATACAGAGACGCAGAACGTGAAAcacgtgaagagagagggaggtaaCGAGACGGATATCTGGCAGCGTCTTCCTGACTCTTCCTTAGCCCACCCAGACGACACCCCTGCGTGGGCGGTCGAACTTGGAATCGCTTTAGAGCGTTGTCGGGGCCTTCTTGAGTCGCCCATttacactgctgctgctcagcatcAGGTTCAAAGTAGCTCCCTCCGTGCCACTCTCGCCGTGTCCTCTGCAACGGAGGCTTTACCGGCGTTGCCACGGATGCAACCGGTTTCTAGCGCTGCTGTTCCGCCAACACCGGTGGCGGCTCGTGACTCCTCCGCAACTCTACTCTGCGAGGCGGAGCTCATTTGTGCTCGTGAGGGCACAAAGACCTTGTTGCCGATGTATACGGAGCTccacgcgctgcgccgcatgcGGGCCGAGCGAGAGCAGGTGGCTGCACAGACGGTAGTGGAGCAGTTAGAGTGGGAGCAGCGTCGTCTGATGGACATGCTGGCCGAGTGcgacgcacagctgcagaTGCTCGACAGCAACTTTGTGGATTCGTGCCAGGCACGATTGGCACCCctggagacgctgcaggagcgcatcgATGCGCTGCATAAATTTCACCGCCAGCTCGAGGCCCACGCCGCAGCAATGTGGCCGTTGGCTTCGAAGGATGGTGCAACTGCGCCCAAGTATGCGCTGGTCGCAACAGAGCTGGCAACTCGCGTGCCGCGGCCGGTGGGCCTCGTTGGTGTTGCTCTGTCGCAGTGCATGGCGGAAGAGCGCCTTGCATGGGAGAGGAAGTGGGAGGCACTGCAGACTGCGCTAAGTGAGCAAAGGAAACGCAACGCCGAGCTGCAGGCGTGTTATATACAAGCcaatgcgcagctgcacaccacTCTGGAGAGGGACAACTACGTGACCAAGGAAGTCTTGAATGCTGTAAAGGCGCAGCATCGAGCGGACACGGAGGCGCTTGTGGAGCAGCTGGGGTGGACTCTCATCAACAACACCTCCGACGTTCTCAGTCTGCGGCACCCGGGCACCAGCGCTACGCTACATGTGAACCCCGCGTACTCGACGATAAACGGCCAGGCGTGCGAGGACATTGCCAAGACTCTGGCAGCTTACATTCTacagcacggcggcgctaCTGCTAAAATGGTAGAACCCGCAGCGGTGTCCCCAGCCAGTGTGTCCGCAGACGAAACACGAGGCATCGTCAGTGAAGATCATGCGGGCGGTAATCTTGGACTGCCCTCACCTTTTCCTGATCAGACTTCCCACTGCGAGGGTGGGGCAGAATCCATCGATGAAGTGATGCTTCAGGAGGCGGGTCAAGGTGCCGAGGAGACAGTGTTGACTGTGACCGATAATGAGGTTACGCAAGCTGCACCTTTTTCGCGGAGCGCTTCTGCACACGATGAATCACCCTCTGCGCTGTCATCACAGCGatctcctccgccccccGAGACTGAAGTGACCCCCGTGGCGGAGCCGCCAATGCGAGCAACCTCTGTTTCTATTGACAGggaggtggcagaggtgATGCCGCAGTTACCCATATCTCCGGAGGCTGCAGCGGAGTCGGTAGGGGAGGGCAACTACCGAAGCAGTGCGCAAGAGCCGTGTGGTGGGGCTTCTGCCGCGTCTGACGACACCAGTAGGGGAGGCAATGGCGAAGATGATCTTGAGGCGTACATGGAGGAGGGCAATAGCGTGGGCAGAGACGAGAAGGACGGTGAGAGGGATGCGAAGGATGCCGAAGAGGATCTTGCGGACTACAGCAGCGTGCAAGCACAGGGGGGTAGTAACAATATTTCCACTCTGAGTGTGTCCGGCAACCTTCCCTCCTCTGGCTCGAAGGGTGACGatgcacgagcagcaccagtgcaGCCTGCTCCGTACGAGTCGTTCTTCTCACCTAGTCAACTGTGGGAGAATGAGGATGAGTAG
- a CDS encoding aromatic-ring hydroxylase/flavoprotein monooxygenase, putative (TriTrypDB/GeneDB-style sysID: LpmP.26.2580) produces MRVVIVGAGLSGLSLAAFLRRLNVDCVVLEQAPFLQANYIAPYTLFANALSCFKAFDLEHIFTSSRMQPEECFGIQGDRGNWLLKISNRNIRLPALGAEDVVPLSTAPPANSESIVSQRLSENRKQEMGYVPLRCTLPASYLREALRRHIPEIKFSAQVIDLLPHNGVKGGVHAVLEDGRTEWGDVVVGADGICSTIRRLLYPGEYVGTSSRTLGMIHIDGFVDCPHCPPHLVQPVECWGRGRTLQTVPFHRFGENTLAFSATLHSSPRELVDLQRGMDAMEVLQTFRHLLGREYAGFGGEVGTLLSEAKLAVPTEVLEVPVMPRWYNRRAVLMGEAAHGSLPSFLNQDASLCVEDAAILAVALLDVPLQRDSGFEYAFRQYETVRRDRIERYIRQSRRARKLTSMKNATLRNALLRLTSPIVVNLAQRWLSNWTYSSQQLMVDPKTKLETAFR; encoded by the coding sequence ATGCGCGTCGTCATCGTTGGTGCTGGTCTTTCCGGCCTCTCACTGGCCGCTTTTTTGCGGCGGCTTAATGTCGACTGCGTTGTACTCGAGCAGGCGCCGTTTCTGCAGGCCAACTACATCGCACCATACACGCTCTTCGCCAACGCGCTGAGCTGTTTTAAGGCCTTTGACCTGGAGCACATCTTCACAAGCAGCAGAATGCAACCGGAGGAGTGCTTCGGGATTCAAGGTGATAGAGGAAATTGGCTGCTTAAAATTTCGAATAGGAATATTCGCCTTCCTGCTCTGGGCGCCGAGGATGTCGTCCCCCTCAGCACCGCACCCCCGGCGAACAGTGAGTCGATCGTCTCGCAACGGCTGTCAGAGAACAGAAAGCAAGAGATGGGGTACGTGCCACTGCGTTGCACCCTACCGGCCTCCTATCTGCGCGAGGCTCTACGGCGCCATATACCAGAAATAAAGTTCTCCGCTCAAGTCATCGACCTTTTGCCGCACAACGGTGTCAAAGGCGGCGTGCATGCGGTGCTCGAAGATGGACGCACCGAGTGGGGCGACGTTGTTGTTGGCGCGGATGGCATATGCAGTACAATTCGGCGCCTTTTGTACCCCGGCGAGTACGTTGGAACCAGTAGCCGCACCCTGGGGATGATTCACATTGACGGGTTCGTGGACTGCCCTCACTGCCCCCCGCATCTCGTGCAGCCCGTGGAGTGCTGGGGAAGAGGTCGTACACTGCAGACGGTGCCTTTCCACCGCTTCGGCGAAAAcactctcgctttctctgcAACGCTGCACTCGTCGCCACGGGAGTTGGTGGACCTCCAGCGAGGTATGGATGCCATGGAGGTACTGCAAACATTCCGGCATCTGCTTGGTCGCGAATACGCCGGGTTCGGTGGCGAGGTTGGAACACTGCTTTCTGAGGCAAAGTTAGCAGTGCCGACGGAGGTGTTGGAGGTGCCTGTCATGCCTAGGTGGTACAACCGCCGCGCTGTGCTCATGGGTGAAGCTGCGCACGGGTCACTGCCTTCGTTTCTCAACCAagatgcctctctctgtgtggaaGATGCCGCTATCCTAGCTGTTGCCTTGTTGGATGTTCCCCTGCAGCGTGATAGCGGCTTCGAGTATGCGTTCCGCCAGTACGAGACGGTGCGGCGCGATCGTATTGAGCGGTACATACGCCAATCTCGCCGCGCTCGAAAGCTCACGTCGATGAAGAACGCGACGTTGCgcaacgcgctgctgcgactcaCATCGCCCATCGTTGTGAATCTGGCACAGCGCTGGCTCTCCAACTGGACCTACAGCTCCCAGCAACTTATGGTAGATCCGAAGACTAAGTTGGAGACCGCGTTTCGCTGA